One window from the genome of Streptomyces cadmiisoli encodes:
- a CDS encoding sigma factor-like helix-turn-helix DNA-binding protein: MDHAESVSIAELLDERRYLLDVAYWMLGSTDEAEWVVGETYRRWYALSDAKRHEIPAPRAWLAKIAGGICLNRLALPDRDVTGADEEHLTRAGAAAKAQAGLENEVSRVLLDALDTLSPAERAAFVLNDVFGMTLDAVADIVGRTEPETTDLADRAREQLRGRRSRPVSSQRNDTVARALRHACVTQDAVLLASLLCTQVTAFFDGGGKVRALTRPVHGREQVAHSLLTFLACRPRTDLAVQSVNGRTGLVVRYHDQVAAVISLDIDDQRITQVWVVLNPDKLRSWNQPANPAPGARRSLS; encoded by the coding sequence CTGGATGCTGGGCAGCACCGATGAGGCGGAGTGGGTGGTCGGGGAGACCTACCGCCGCTGGTACGCCCTGTCGGACGCGAAGCGCCACGAGATCCCGGCACCCCGCGCGTGGCTGGCGAAGATCGCGGGCGGGATCTGCCTGAACCGGCTCGCCCTGCCCGACCGCGACGTGACCGGCGCGGACGAGGAGCACCTGACCCGGGCCGGGGCCGCCGCGAAGGCGCAGGCCGGGCTGGAGAACGAGGTCAGCCGGGTGCTGCTGGACGCGCTGGACACCCTGTCCCCCGCCGAGCGGGCCGCCTTCGTCCTCAACGATGTGTTCGGGATGACGCTGGACGCGGTCGCCGACATCGTGGGACGCACCGAACCCGAGACCACCGATCTCGCCGACCGGGCCCGCGAGCAACTGCGGGGGCGGCGCTCACGTCCCGTCTCGTCACAGCGCAACGACACCGTCGCCCGTGCCCTGCGCCACGCGTGCGTGACACAGGACGCGGTACTGCTCGCCTCGCTGCTCTGCACCCAGGTCACGGCGTTCTTCGACGGCGGAGGAAAGGTCAGGGCCCTGACCCGGCCGGTGCACGGCCGCGAGCAGGTCGCCCACAGCCTGCTCACCTTCCTGGCCTGCCGCCCGCGCACCGACCTGGCCGTCCAGTCGGTCAACGGCCGCACCGGGCTCGTCGTCCGCTACCACGACCAGGTCGCCGCCGTGATCAGCCTGGACATCGACGACCAGCGGATCACTCAGGTGTGGGTCGTGCTCAACCCGGACAAACTGCGTTCCTGGAACCAGCCGGCGAACCCCGCTCCGGGGGCCCGGCGCAGCCTTTCCTAG
- a CDS encoding RNA polymerase sigma-70 factor, whose translation MDLEPSPTTADLDEAVSVFVQHRSRLFGIAYRVLGSAVEAEDVVQEVWLRWQKTDRSVVVSPVAFLSSTTTRLAINVAQSARVRRETYIGPWLPEPVDTSSDPEVGAQRAEAVEMALLLLLEKLNPTERAAYVLREAFDYGYPEIAEILQLSLVNVRKIVSRARKHLSDEQRGTVDSAEHRRLLTAFVAAARTGDVAKLEALLTPDAVSLSDGNGMRGAARLPVLGSARVANLATATRQFWRTVELQLVEANGRTGVMLHRDGVPTTLLTIAATREGIYRVMWVFNPSKIAAYLTSRSRFTVTSVVAAEGV comes from the coding sequence ATGGATCTCGAACCGTCCCCCACGACAGCTGACCTTGATGAGGCAGTCTCTGTTTTCGTGCAGCACCGCTCACGTCTCTTCGGCATCGCCTACCGTGTGCTCGGCAGCGCCGTCGAGGCGGAGGACGTCGTCCAGGAAGTGTGGCTGCGCTGGCAGAAGACGGACCGCTCCGTGGTGGTCAGCCCGGTCGCCTTCCTCTCGAGCACGACGACGCGTCTGGCCATCAACGTGGCGCAGTCGGCGCGTGTGCGCCGCGAGACCTACATCGGACCCTGGTTGCCCGAACCGGTCGACACGAGTTCCGATCCCGAGGTGGGTGCCCAGCGCGCGGAGGCCGTGGAGATGGCCCTGCTGCTGTTGCTGGAGAAGCTGAACCCCACCGAGCGTGCCGCCTACGTCCTGCGTGAGGCGTTCGACTACGGCTATCCCGAGATCGCTGAGATCCTCCAGCTCAGCCTCGTCAACGTGCGCAAGATAGTGAGCCGCGCCCGCAAGCACCTGTCGGACGAACAGCGGGGGACCGTGGACTCGGCGGAACACCGGCGTCTGCTCACCGCCTTCGTGGCGGCGGCCCGGACCGGCGACGTGGCGAAACTGGAGGCGCTGCTCACCCCCGACGCCGTCAGCCTGTCCGACGGCAACGGCATGCGCGGCGCCGCGCGCTTACCGGTACTGGGCAGTGCGCGCGTCGCCAACCTGGCGACAGCCACCCGGCAGTTCTGGCGAACCGTGGAGCTTCAGCTCGTGGAGGCCAACGGCCGTACGGGCGTGATGCTCCACCGGGACGGCGTGCCCACCACCCTGCTGACGATCGCCGCCACCAGGGAGGGCATCTACCGGGTGATGTGGGTGTTCAACCCGAGCAAGATAGCGGCGTATCTGACGTCGCGTTCCCGCTTCACCGTGACGTCTGTCGTCGCGGCGGAGGGTGTGTGA
- a CDS encoding RNA polymerase subunit sigma, which yields MDHAEAVSITELVDERRYLLDVARRLLGGGGEAEWAVDETYRRWYALPDAVRDRIAAPRAWLERTAGAICLELLVRPDRLEGGTRAAGTDHVLGTTTGTIAAVAGRVGAGRPVFADLVHERLRGQGDHSASAQRHDTVARALRQACLTQDGVLLASLLCPNVTAFFDGGGKLRALIRPVHGRPEVAHSLLTFLAGRTRTALTNQLVNGRTGLVVRYDGQVVTVISIDVSDREISQVWAVLNPDKLRTWNRRARPVAGPGPATPSPTGATGDGAARPAGDERAP from the coding sequence ATGGACCACGCTGAAGCCGTTTCGATCACGGAGTTGGTGGACGAACGGCGGTATCTGCTGGACGTCGCCCGCCGGCTGCTGGGCGGCGGCGGTGAGGCGGAGTGGGCGGTCGACGAGACCTACCGCCGGTGGTACGCGCTGCCGGACGCGGTGCGCGACCGGATCGCGGCGCCCCGGGCCTGGCTCGAACGGACCGCGGGCGCGATCTGTCTGGAGCTTCTCGTCCGGCCCGACCGCCTCGAAGGCGGCACCCGGGCGGCCGGGACCGACCACGTGCTCGGGACGACGACGGGAACGATCGCCGCCGTCGCCGGACGGGTGGGAGCCGGGCGCCCGGTGTTCGCCGATCTCGTCCACGAGCGGCTGCGGGGACAGGGTGATCACTCCGCCTCGGCACAGCGGCACGACACCGTCGCCCGTGCCCTGCGCCAGGCCTGTCTGACGCAGGACGGGGTGCTGCTCGCGTCGCTGCTGTGCCCGAACGTCACGGCGTTCTTCGACGGCGGGGGGAAGCTCAGGGCCCTGATCAGGCCCGTGCACGGCCGGCCCGAGGTCGCCCACAGCCTGCTCACGTTCCTGGCCGGGCGCACGCGCACCGCGCTGACCAATCAGCTCGTCAACGGCCGCACCGGTCTGGTCGTGCGCTACGACGGCCAGGTCGTCACCGTGATCAGCATCGACGTCTCCGATCGTGAGATCAGCCAGGTGTGGGCGGTCCTCAACCCCGACAAGCTGCGCACCTGGAACCGGCGGGCCCGGCCCGTCGCAGGCCCCGGTCCGGCGACGCCCTCGCCCACGGGTGCCACCGGCGACGGTGCGGCCCGGCCGGCCGGGGACGAGCGGGCCCCCTGA
- a CDS encoding ABC transporter ATP-binding protein: protein MSMETTAWTQLHSVMNAEQERRPFARATLRRIGTFARPHRRRIALFVLLGVATALLAVATPVLAGRVVDAIVSGGDEGTVVRLALLIALIAVVEAALGILGRRLSATLGEGLILDLRTAVFDHVQRMPVAFFTRTRTGALVSRLNNDVIGAQRAFSNTLSGVVSNLVTLVLTLAVMLTLSWQVTLLALVLLPVFVVPARRMGRRMARMQREAATLNAAMGTRMTERFSAPGATLVKLFGRPEDESAEFAARARRVADIGIRTATAQSAFITALTLVSALALALVYGIGGRLALRGALDPGAVVALALLLTRLYAPLTALAGARVEVMSALVSFERVFEVLDLKPLISQKPDAVEVPEGPVPVEFHDVRFGYPAADKVSLASLEEVASLDTRGGTEVLHGISFRAEAGQTVALVGSSGAGKSTVAQLLPRLYDVDEGAVRVGGVDVRDLTADSLRATLGMVTQDGHLFHDTVGANLRHARPGATDDELWDALRRARLDDLVRALPDGLDTVVGERGYRLSGGERQRMTVARLLLARQRVVILDEATAHLDNTSEAALQEALAEALQGRTAVVIAHRLSTVRAADLILVLEEGRIVERGTHEVLLAAGGRYAELYRTQFEEPAADVVAA from the coding sequence ATGAGTATGGAGACCACGGCCTGGACGCAGCTGCACAGCGTCATGAACGCCGAGCAGGAACGCCGCCCCTTCGCCCGCGCCACACTGCGCCGCATCGGCACGTTCGCCCGCCCGCACCGCCGCCGCATCGCCCTGTTCGTCCTGCTGGGCGTGGCCACCGCGCTGCTCGCCGTCGCGACCCCCGTGCTGGCCGGCCGTGTCGTGGACGCGATCGTGTCCGGCGGCGACGAGGGGACCGTCGTGCGGCTCGCCCTGCTGATCGCGCTGATCGCGGTCGTGGAGGCGGCGCTCGGCATCCTCGGCAGGCGGCTCTCGGCGACCCTGGGCGAGGGACTCATCCTCGATCTGCGCACGGCCGTGTTCGACCATGTGCAGCGCATGCCGGTCGCGTTCTTCACCCGCACCCGGACGGGGGCGCTCGTCAGCCGGCTCAACAACGACGTCATCGGCGCGCAGCGGGCCTTCAGCAACACCCTGTCCGGTGTGGTCAGCAACCTCGTCACGCTGGTGCTCACGCTGGCCGTGATGCTCACCCTGTCCTGGCAGGTCACCCTCCTCGCGCTGGTGCTGCTGCCGGTGTTCGTGGTGCCCGCCCGGCGGATGGGCCGCCGGATGGCCCGGATGCAGCGGGAGGCGGCGACACTGAACGCCGCCATGGGCACCCGTATGACGGAGCGCTTCTCCGCCCCGGGCGCCACCCTCGTGAAACTCTTCGGCCGGCCCGAGGACGAGTCGGCGGAGTTCGCCGCCCGCGCCCGCCGCGTCGCCGACATCGGCATCCGCACGGCGACCGCCCAGTCGGCGTTCATCACCGCGCTCACCCTCGTGTCGGCCCTCGCGCTGGCCCTGGTCTACGGCATCGGCGGGCGGCTCGCCCTGCGCGGCGCCCTGGACCCCGGCGCGGTCGTCGCCCTCGCCCTGCTGCTGACCCGGCTGTACGCGCCGCTCACCGCGCTCGCCGGAGCGCGTGTGGAGGTGATGAGCGCCCTGGTCAGCTTCGAGCGCGTCTTCGAGGTGCTCGACCTGAAGCCGCTCATCTCCCAGAAACCGGACGCCGTAGAGGTGCCCGAGGGCCCGGTGCCGGTGGAGTTCCACGACGTGCGCTTCGGCTACCCCGCCGCCGACAAGGTCTCCCTCGCCTCACTGGAGGAGGTGGCGTCCCTCGACACCCGGGGCGGCACCGAGGTCCTGCATGGCATCTCCTTCCGCGCCGAGGCCGGGCAGACCGTCGCCCTCGTCGGCTCCTCCGGCGCGGGCAAGTCCACCGTCGCCCAGCTGCTGCCGCGCCTGTACGACGTCGACGAGGGCGCCGTGCGCGTCGGCGGCGTCGACGTACGCGACCTGACCGCCGACTCGCTGCGCGCCACCCTCGGCATGGTCACCCAGGACGGACACCTGTTCCACGACACGGTCGGCGCCAACCTGCGGCACGCCCGCCCCGGCGCGACCGACGACGAGCTGTGGGACGCCCTGCGCCGGGCCCGCCTCGACGACCTCGTACGCGCCCTGCCCGACGGCCTCGACACGGTGGTCGGCGAGCGCGGCTACCGCCTGTCGGGCGGGGAACGACAGCGCATGACCGTCGCCCGGCTCCTGCTGGCCCGCCAGCGCGTCGTCATCCTCGACGAGGCCACCGCCCATCTGGACAACACGTCGGAGGCGGCCCTCCAGGAAGCCCTCGCCGAGGCCCTTCAGGGGCGTACCGCCGTCGTCATCGCCCACCGGCTGTCCACCGTGCGCGCCGCCGACCTGATCCTGGTCCTCGAAGAGGGACGCATCGTGGAACGGGGGACGCACGAGGTGCTGTTGGCGGCCGGCGGACGCTACGCGGAGCTGTACCGCACGCAGTTCGAGGAGCCCGCGGCGGACGTCGTCGCGGCGTAG
- a CDS encoding lysylphosphatidylglycerol synthase domain-containing protein has product MTAVRLPQARSTGRLPLRAILGLLPLAVVAFLAVRHRDVLTQGFHHLTTARWPWLLAAGAATCMTWVAAAVTRQGAVVERLPGFRLLVTQVAAMAANHILPTGVGASAVNLRFMTVCGLPLARSSAALALYLLAESVARVGLLVTLLVVFPGALRPGTLLPDGAAGPLLLGLGVVVLVAAAVLLLVRRLRRALGSFLRTALGEARSVHTRPARALALWGGSLAFPALQATGLVAVGRALGLDIPLWHMAVAYLAATVAVAVVPTPGGLGSVEAALIVALVAAGGPVAVATAVVLAYRIITVWLPLLPGALTLGALVRLKVI; this is encoded by the coding sequence GTGACAGCGGTACGACTTCCCCAGGCGCGGTCCACCGGGCGCCTCCCTCTGCGGGCGATCCTCGGCCTGCTCCCGCTCGCCGTGGTGGCCTTTCTCGCGGTGCGGCACCGTGACGTGCTCACCCAGGGCTTCCACCATCTGACGACCGCCCGGTGGCCCTGGCTGCTGGCCGCGGGCGCCGCCACCTGCATGACCTGGGTGGCAGCGGCGGTCACCCGGCAGGGCGCGGTCGTCGAGCGGCTGCCGGGCTTCCGCCTGCTGGTCACGCAGGTCGCCGCGATGGCGGCCAACCACATCCTGCCCACCGGCGTGGGGGCGTCGGCGGTCAATCTCCGCTTCATGACCGTGTGCGGGCTGCCGCTGGCCCGCTCCTCGGCCGCCCTGGCGCTCTATCTGCTCGCGGAGAGCGTCGCCCGGGTCGGCCTGCTGGTCACGCTGCTGGTGGTCTTCCCCGGCGCGCTGCGCCCCGGCACGCTGCTGCCGGACGGTGCGGCCGGTCCGCTGCTGCTCGGGCTCGGCGTGGTGGTGCTGGTCGCCGCGGCGGTGCTGCTGCTGGTCCGGCGGCTGCGCCGGGCCCTCGGGTCCTTCCTGCGCACGGCGCTGGGCGAGGCCCGCTCGGTGCACACGCGTCCCGCCCGGGCGCTGGCGCTGTGGGGCGGTTCGCTGGCGTTCCCCGCGTTGCAGGCGACCGGGCTGGTCGCGGTGGGGCGGGCGCTGGGCCTGGACATCCCGCTGTGGCACATGGCGGTCGCGTATCTGGCCGCGACCGTCGCCGTGGCGGTGGTGCCCACCCCGGGCGGGCTCGGCTCGGTGGAGGCGGCGCTGATCGTGGCGCTGGTCGCGGCGGGCGGTCCGGTGGCGGTGGCGACGGCGGTGGTGCTGGCGTACCGGATCATCACGGTGTGGCTGCCGCTGCTGCCGGGGGCGCTGACGCTGGGTGCGCTGGTGCGGCTGAAGGTGATCTGA
- a CDS encoding crotonase/enoyl-CoA hydratase family protein, giving the protein MPVRIERRGPVTTVVLSRPEVRNAVDGPTAAELAAAFRAFDSDDDARVAVLWGEGGTFCAGADLKALGTERGNAVTPDGDGPMGPTRMRLSKPVIAAVAGHAVAGGLELALWCDLRVVEEDAVLGVFCRRWGVPLIDGGTVRLPRLIGTSRALDMILTGRPVLAGEALETGLANRVVPTGTARAAAEELAAEIARFPQDCLRSDRASVLDQEGLDEAAAMRGELRYGTGVLAQSIEGAARFVSGAGRHGTFSEG; this is encoded by the coding sequence ATGCCGGTCCGCATCGAGCGGCGGGGGCCCGTCACCACCGTCGTTCTGTCCCGTCCCGAGGTCCGCAACGCCGTGGACGGCCCGACGGCGGCCGAACTCGCCGCCGCCTTCCGCGCCTTCGATTCGGACGACGACGCCCGGGTGGCGGTCCTGTGGGGTGAGGGCGGCACGTTCTGCGCGGGCGCCGACCTGAAGGCGCTCGGCACGGAGCGGGGCAACGCCGTCACACCGGACGGCGACGGTCCGATGGGGCCGACGCGGATGCGGCTGTCGAAGCCGGTGATCGCCGCGGTGGCCGGACATGCCGTCGCCGGAGGGCTGGAGTTGGCCCTGTGGTGCGATCTGCGGGTCGTGGAGGAGGACGCCGTCCTCGGGGTGTTCTGCCGCCGCTGGGGCGTCCCGCTGATCGACGGCGGTACGGTGCGGCTGCCCCGGCTGATCGGTACGAGCCGCGCCCTGGACATGATCCTCACGGGCCGGCCGGTGCTCGCCGGCGAGGCCCTGGAGACGGGCCTCGCCAACCGTGTGGTGCCCACCGGCACCGCCCGCGCCGCGGCCGAGGAACTGGCCGCGGAGATCGCCCGCTTCCCGCAGGACTGCCTGCGCTCCGACCGTGCCTCCGTGCTGGACCAGGAGGGGCTGGACGAGGCGGCGGCCATGCGCGGCGAACTCCGGTACGGCACAGGGGTGCTGGCGCAGAGCATCGAGGGCGCGGCCCGGTTCGTCTCGGGTGCCGGGCGGCACGGCACGTTCTCCGAGGGCTGA
- a CDS encoding mechanosensitive ion channel family protein: MTRTPTLDDFVIAGIALAAGLLAAFLLRMLMRWLGKHADRTRWSGDDVLVDALRIVVPWAAIVGGAASAGAALPLTRTVQHHVNQSLTVLFILVVTVAAARVVAGLVRSVTQSRSGVAASASIFVNITRVVVLAIGFLVMLQTLGISIAPLLTALGVGGLAVALALQDTLANLFAGIHILASKTVQPGDYIRLSSGEEGYVTDINWRQTTIRNLSNNLVIIPNGQLAGTNMTNFNRPEQQLTILVQAGVAYDSDLDHVERVTTEVITEVMTEITGAVPDHEPAVRFHTFGDSRIGFTIILGVGEFSDQYRIKHEFIKRLHRRYRAEGIRIPAPTRTVALQQGVVAIPQQRGAEEANAVPAIHLD; encoded by the coding sequence GTGACCCGTACGCCGACCCTGGACGACTTCGTCATCGCCGGAATCGCCCTGGCCGCGGGACTGCTGGCGGCGTTCCTGCTGCGCATGCTGATGCGCTGGCTGGGCAAGCACGCCGACCGCACCCGCTGGAGCGGCGACGACGTCCTCGTGGACGCGCTGCGGATCGTGGTGCCGTGGGCCGCGATCGTGGGCGGCGCGGCGTCCGCCGGGGCCGCGCTGCCGCTGACCAGAACGGTCCAGCACCACGTCAACCAGTCCCTGACGGTGCTGTTCATCCTGGTGGTGACGGTGGCCGCGGCGCGGGTCGTCGCCGGTCTGGTGCGGTCGGTGACCCAGTCCCGCTCGGGTGTCGCCGCCTCGGCGTCGATCTTCGTCAACATCACCCGGGTCGTGGTCCTCGCGATCGGCTTCCTGGTGATGCTCCAGACACTGGGCATCTCCATAGCCCCGCTGCTCACCGCGCTCGGTGTCGGCGGTCTGGCCGTCGCGCTCGCGCTTCAGGACACCCTCGCCAACCTCTTCGCGGGCATCCACATCCTCGCGTCGAAGACCGTGCAGCCCGGCGACTACATCCGGCTGAGCAGCGGCGAGGAGGGCTACGTCACGGACATCAACTGGCGGCAGACCACCATCCGCAACCTCTCCAACAACCTGGTCATCATCCCCAACGGGCAGCTCGCGGGGACCAACATGACCAACTTCAACCGTCCCGAGCAGCAGTTGACGATCCTGGTCCAGGCGGGCGTCGCCTACGACAGCGACCTCGACCACGTCGAGCGGGTGACCACGGAGGTCATCACCGAGGTGATGACGGAGATCACCGGGGCGGTCCCGGACCACGAGCCCGCGGTCCGCTTCCACACCTTCGGCGACTCCCGGATCGGCTTCACGATCATCCTGGGCGTCGGCGAGTTCAGCGACCAGTACCGGATCAAGCACGAGTTCATCAAGCGCCTGCACCGGCGCTACCGCGCCGAGGGCATCCGCATCCCGGCGCCGACCCGGACGGTCGCGCTCCAGCAGGGCGTCGTGGCGATCCCGCAGCAGCGGGGCGCCGAGGAGGCGAACGCGGTGCCCGCCATCCACCTGGACTGA
- a CDS encoding NADP-dependent isocitrate dehydrogenase, protein MTDSTIIYTHTDEAPALATYSFLPVVRAYASQAGVDVETRDISLAGRIIAVFPEYLEEGQRIPDALAELGELAKTPEANIIKLPNISASIPQLKAAVAELQGQGYALPAYPDDPKTDEERDIRARYDKVKGSAVNPVLREGNSDRRAPASVKNYAKTHPHRMGAWSPESKTNVATMGVDDFRSTEKSAVISEAGSLRIELKGDDGSTTVLRESVPVLAGEVVDASVMRVGALREFLTAQVARAKAEGVLFSVHLKATMMKVSDPIVFGHVVRAFFPKTFAQYGDKLAAAGLTPNDGLGGIYKGLEALPEGAEIKASFDAELAEGPALAMVDSDKGITNLHVPSDVIVDASMPAMIRTSGHMWGPDGQEADTLAVLPDSSYAGVYQAVLDDCRANGAYDPSTMGSVPNVGLMAQKAEEYGSHDKTFEIPVTGTVRIVDEAGDAVIEQTVSAGDIFRACQTKDAPIKDWVKLAVTRARATGDPAVFWLDATRAHDANLIEKVNQYLPEHDTEGLDIRILAPVEATKLSVERIRRGENTISVTGNVLRDYLTDLFPILELGTSAKMLSVVPLMAGGGLFETGAGGSAPKHVQQLVKEDYLRWDSLGEFFALVPSFEQYAETTGNTRAQVLADTLDRATATFLDEDKSPTRRVGGIDNRGSHFFLSLYWAQELARQTDDAELAKAFAPLAETLTANEQKIVDELIAAQGKPADIGGYYQPDPAKAAAVMRPSATWNETLASLS, encoded by the coding sequence GTGACTGACTCGACCATCATCTATACGCACACTGACGAGGCCCCGGCCCTGGCGACGTATTCCTTCCTGCCGGTGGTCCGGGCGTACGCGTCGCAGGCGGGTGTCGACGTGGAGACGCGCGACATCTCGCTGGCGGGCCGCATCATCGCGGTGTTCCCGGAGTACCTGGAGGAGGGGCAGCGCATCCCGGACGCCCTGGCCGAGCTCGGCGAGCTGGCCAAGACGCCCGAGGCCAACATCATCAAGCTGCCGAACATCTCGGCCTCCATCCCGCAGCTGAAGGCCGCGGTCGCCGAGCTCCAGGGCCAGGGCTACGCGCTGCCCGCCTACCCGGACGACCCGAAGACCGACGAGGAGCGCGACATCCGCGCCCGCTACGACAAGGTCAAGGGTTCCGCCGTGAACCCGGTCCTGCGCGAGGGCAACTCCGACCGCCGTGCCCCGGCGTCGGTCAAGAACTACGCCAAGACCCACCCGCACCGCATGGGCGCCTGGAGCCCGGAGTCGAAGACGAACGTCGCGACCATGGGTGTCGACGACTTCCGCTCCACCGAGAAGTCCGCGGTGATCTCCGAGGCCGGCTCGCTCCGAATCGAGCTCAAGGGCGACGACGGCTCCACCACGGTGCTGCGCGAGTCCGTGCCCGTCCTGGCGGGCGAGGTCGTCGACGCCTCCGTGATGCGCGTGGGCGCGCTGCGCGAGTTCCTCACCGCGCAGGTCGCCAGGGCCAAGGCCGAGGGTGTGCTGTTCTCCGTGCACCTGAAGGCCACGATGATGAAGGTCTCCGACCCGATCGTCTTCGGCCATGTCGTCCGCGCCTTCTTCCCGAAGACCTTCGCGCAGTACGGCGACAAGCTCGCCGCGGCCGGCCTGACCCCGAACGACGGTCTGGGCGGCATCTACAAGGGCCTGGAGGCCCTGCCCGAGGGCGCCGAGATCAAGGCCTCCTTCGACGCCGAGCTCGCCGAGGGTCCCGCCCTGGCGATGGTCGACTCGGACAAGGGCATCACCAACCTGCACGTCCCCTCCGACGTCATCGTCGACGCCTCCATGCCGGCCATGATCCGCACCTCCGGTCACATGTGGGGCCCGGACGGCCAGGAGGCCGACACCCTCGCGGTGCTGCCGGACAGCAGCTACGCGGGCGTCTACCAGGCCGTGCTCGACGACTGCCGCGCCAACGGCGCCTACGACCCGTCCACCATGGGCTCGGTCCCGAACGTCGGTCTGATGGCGCAGAAGGCCGAGGAGTACGGCAGCCACGACAAGACCTTCGAGATCCCGGTCACGGGCACCGTCCGCATCGTGGACGAGGCCGGCGACGCCGTGATCGAGCAGACCGTCTCCGCCGGTGACATCTTCCGCGCCTGCCAGACCAAGGACGCCCCGATCAAGGACTGGGTGAAGCTGGCCGTCACCCGCGCCCGCGCCACCGGCGACCCGGCGGTGTTCTGGCTGGACGCCACCCGCGCCCACGACGCCAACCTGATCGAGAAGGTCAACCAGTACCTCCCGGAGCACGACACCGAGGGCCTGGACATCCGGATCCTCGCCCCCGTCGAGGCCACCAAGCTGTCGGTGGAGCGCATCCGGCGCGGCGAGAACACCATCTCCGTCACCGGCAACGTGCTGCGCGACTACCTGACCGACCTGTTCCCGATCCTGGAGCTGGGCACCAGCGCCAAGATGCTGTCGGTCGTCCCGCTGATGGCGGGCGGCGGCCTGTTCGAGACGGGCGCCGGCGGCAGCGCGCCCAAGCACGTCCAGCAGCTGGTCAAGGAGGACTACCTGCGCTGGGACTCCCTCGGTGAGTTCTTCGCCCTGGTGCCGTCCTTCGAGCAGTACGCCGAGACCACCGGCAACACGCGCGCCCAGGTCCTCGCCGACACCCTCGACCGCGCCACGGCGACCTTCCTCGACGAGGACAAGTCCCCGACCCGTCGTGTCGGCGGCATCGACAACCGCGGCAGCCACTTCTTCCTGTCCCTGTACTGGGCGCAGGAGCTGGCCCGTCAGACCGACGACGCCGAGCTGGCCAAGGCCTTCGCGCCGCTCGCCGAGACGCTCACCGCCAACGAGCAGAAGATCGTCGACGAGCTGATCGCCGCCCAGGGCAAGCCGGCCGACATCGGCGGCTACTACCAGCCCGACCCGGCCAAGGCCGCCGCCGTGATGCGTCCCTCGGCCACCTGGAACGAGACGCTCGCCTCCCTGAGCTGA
- a CDS encoding N-formylglutamate amidohydrolase gives MSPAAPSSFELLPGADSSPVLLHVPHSARDIPADVRAGIVLDDEALERELDHITDAHTRRIAAEAAALSAVTPWRFVNRLSRLVVDPERFPDEREEMLAVGMGAVYERTTHGAVLRPAGSDPQPLLERWFRPYARAMTEAVAGRLAATGRAVIIDVHSYPTARLPYELHGGGPRPPVCLGTDPRHTPPGLLAAAREAFAPLGATGLDSPFAGTYVPLEFHGTEPRVSALMVEIRRDTYMSEPGGPAGPGLHRLATALADLVDAVPR, from the coding sequence ATGTCCCCCGCCGCACCGTCCTCCTTCGAGCTGCTGCCCGGCGCCGACTCCTCCCCCGTGCTCCTCCATGTGCCGCACTCCGCCCGGGACATACCGGCGGACGTGCGCGCGGGCATCGTGCTGGACGACGAGGCGCTGGAGCGCGAACTGGACCACATCACGGACGCGCACACGCGGCGGATCGCCGCCGAGGCGGCCGCGTTGTCGGCCGTCACGCCCTGGCGGTTCGTCAACCGGCTCTCCCGGCTGGTCGTCGATCCCGAGCGGTTCCCGGACGAGCGGGAGGAGATGCTCGCCGTGGGCATGGGGGCCGTGTACGAGCGGACCACGCACGGGGCGGTGCTGCGGCCCGCGGGCAGCGATCCGCAGCCGCTGCTGGAACGCTGGTTCCGCCCGTACGCCCGCGCCATGACCGAGGCGGTGGCCGGCCGGCTCGCCGCCACCGGCCGGGCCGTGATCATCGACGTCCACTCCTACCCCACCGCCCGGCTGCCGTACGAGCTGCACGGCGGCGGTCCGCGCCCGCCGGTGTGCCTGGGGACCGATCCCCGGCACACGCCGCCCGGGCTGCTCGCTGCGGCCCGGGAGGCCTTCGCACCGCTCGGGGCGACCGGGCTCGACAGCCCCTTCGCCGGGACCTACGTGCCGCTGGAGTTCCACGGCACGGAGCCCCGGGTCAGCGCCCTGATGGTGGAGATCCGCCGGGACACGTACATGTCCGAGCCCGGCGGACCCGCCGGACCCGGACTGCACCGGCTCGCCACGGCGCTGGCGGACCTGGTCGACGCGGTACCCCGCTGA